In Nitrospirota bacterium, one DNA window encodes the following:
- a CDS encoding HEAT repeat domain-containing protein, with the protein MNGNTDDKQPFEDMVSDYMEKGFLDNIVSMFKADSGTHSLIVKLLKDERIRVRIGAIALIEELSEAKLPGLEKMADMLLPLLEDENYFVRGDVAYCLGIIGGAAHIEHLRKLANDSEQDVREAAAEAIESIIEEKNRS; encoded by the coding sequence ATGAACGGCAACACTGATGATAAACAACCCTTTGAGGATATGGTGTCAGACTATATGGAAAAGGGTTTTCTGGACAATATCGTGTCAATGTTTAAGGCTGACAGTGGTACGCACAGTCTTATCGTAAAGCTTCTCAAAGACGAAAGAATTCGCGTGCGTATCGGGGCGATAGCACTTATTGAGGAGCTTAGTGAGGCAAAGCTGCCTGGGTTAGAGAAGATGGCAGATATGCTGCTTCCGCTCTTAGAGGACGAAAATTACTTTGTCAGGGGGGACGTTGCATATTGTCTTGGAATTATAGGCGGAGCTGCCCATATAGAGCATCTGAGGAAACTTGCCAATGATAGTGAACAGGATGTCAGAGAGGCGGCTGCGGAGGCAATTGAGAGTATCATTGAAGAAAAAAACCGTAGTTAG